The DNA window AGCACTATCGTATGGCACTGCTGCGACGCATGGGGAGAGCGTCTCATGGACAGGGGCTGGTAGAGTACATGCTCCTGCTCAGCCTGGCGGCGCTGGTCATGATTGGGGCCTACTCGCTGCTGGGGCAGGCGGTTGGCAACATCTTCAGCAATGTGATGGAGAATCTGACTGATCGCCACCAGATGGTGCTGGTCGGGAATCCATCTGGCGGCAGCTTCGGCGCTGTGGCTGGCGATAGCGCTGGCGGGTCTGCTGCTGGCGACGCGGCTGGCGATCCACGTAGCAGCAGCGGCAGCCCATTTAGCGACTATGACAGCGATCACGTGCCTGACGCCAGCGACAACTGCCCGGCGGTCCCCAACCCTGATCAGGATGACACCGATCGCGACTCGTTTGGCGATGGCTGTGACCCAGCAGCATCCGCGAGCGACTCCGATAACGACGGCGTGGACAACCCGGTGGATAATTGCCTGCTCGTCCCCAACCCGGATCAGGCCAACATCTATGGCGGCCCGGCGGGGGATCGTTGCGAAGATACCGACAGCGATGGCGTGTACGACGCTTTTGACAATTGTCCGATCACGGCCAATGCGATGCAGCTGGATGCCGATCGCGATGGCGTGGGGGATGCCTGTGATGTCCTGAACTGCGCCAACCTGGCGCTGTCTGCGCCGGTGGATGTTGACCGGCGTGTCTCAGTGGTGACTCTGACCAGCATCGACGCACAACCCGTCTGGGTGCAGCAGATCGATTTTGCCTACACCCGCCACAACCGCCATACCAGCGTCGTGGGTGTTGCCTTCAACGATATTCCTCTGTGGAACGGCCTGGCCCCAGCGGACGCCCGTAACACATTCACGGTCAGCCGCAGCGGTGCAGGACAACCTATGATGGCTCGGCCCGCCTTCGCCGCAGGGATATTCCCGATTGCCCTGAGTTACGACAGGAACAACGGCCTGGCCCTCGACCGGGTGACGGTTACCGTCACGACTGACGAGGAGGCTGCCTATGATGGCAGCAATGGCTGTGTGCTGAGCACACCTTAGCTACTTCACAGGACGCACGGCGGATGGGGAGGCTGGCTCCTGCCGGCCTCCCTGTGTTTTACAGCTTCCGGCGCCAGTAATGCCCGCTGTAGGCTTCGGTGAAGCCGATGGACTCGTAGAGGGCATTGGCGGCGGGGGCGTCCCCGGTTTCCACTGTGACCTGCACGGCTCCCAGCGCCTTCAGGCGGCGTAACCCTTCGAACATCAGCGCCTGGGCCAGCCCTTTGCGGCGATGAGCAGGGTGGGTGCAGACCGGCTCGAACAGGCCGCGCCGGTTGGCCTCATCGTAGGTCGCGCCGACATGCGCCGCAAACGCGCCGTCGGGAGCCTGCGCTACCAGATGCAGGTCACGGCGGAAGCACGGTGCATTCCGCGCAAAGGACAGGAAATCCGCGCCCCGGTGGAAGTCGCGGTTGAAGGCAGCGTTGAGCAGGGCCGCCATCCGCTCCCCATCCGCTGGGTCATCCGCTCCGACCGTGCGCAAGACATAGCCTTCCGCCAGCGTCGGGGCTGACAGGGGCCGCTCCCCCAGGTATATCCGCCGGAACACGCCGCCAGCCTCCTGCTGGACATAGCCACACTCGCGCAGCAGCCGCTGGCGTGGGGCGTCATAATCCTGCACGAAGAAGGTGAGTTGCCGTGTGCCATCAGCCCCTGTAGCGGCCAGCTCAGCTTCCGCCCAGGCGATCATCGCCGTCTCCAGTTCAGGCCGGTAGTCGGGGTGAATCTGCAGGTGGGCGTAGCCGGCAGCGCCTTCAGTATGCACCGCGCCGACGATCCGCCCTTCAGCGGTCTCCCACACCTGAATCTGGCTCCGCCAGGCGGCGTTGCTGACCGGATCGGCGTCATGGAAATGGCTGCCGTCCCAGCGCCGGATCTCCCAGTTGAAGCCCAGGCCGGTGATGGGGAAGGTTTCCACGAGCAGATCGCGCACGGCGTGGAAGTCCGCCGGATAGCGGTAAGGGCGCGCCGTAAGCACAGGGAGGAGGTCTGCCGCTGCTGTCATGGGAAAGTCCTTGGTGGGGCGGCGACTGTTCGGCGCGCGCCGGAGGGGACTGAAGCCACGGGGATTGTAGGCCTGGCCGCCCCCGGGCGCAAGATGGGCCAGGAGGTCGGGGGATGGCAGGGGGATCGCTGGGACGTTTTGCCTGTCTGCTGCCGGAAAAACCAGCGGCAGCTTGGCCGCGGCAGTGCTATAGTGGGCGTGTGCGCTTACGGGCAACAAGAGAAGGGAACCCCATGCTTGACGAATCGGCACGTGAATTCCTCAAGAAGCCGCTGATCGCCCGCCTGGCCGTCAATGGGCCGGATGGCTATCCCCATGTCGTGCCGCTGTGGTTCATCTTGGACGGTGAGGATGTGGTCATGATCAGCGTGGAACAGACGGCCAA is part of the Anaerolineae bacterium genome and encodes:
- a CDS encoding GNAT family N-acetyltransferase, which produces MTAAADLLPVLTARPYRYPADFHAVRDLLVETFPITGLGFNWEIRRWDGSHFHDADPVSNAAWRSQIQVWETAEGRIVGAVHTEGAAGYAHLQIHPDYRPELETAMIAWAEAELAATGADGTRQLTFFVQDYDAPRQRLLRECGYVQQEAGGVFRRIYLGERPLSAPTLAEGYVLRTVGADDPADGERMAALLNAAFNRDFHRGADFLSFARNAPCFRRDLHLVAQAPDGAFAAHVGATYDEANRRGLFEPVCTHPAHRRKGLAQALMFEGLRRLKALGAVQVTVETGDAPAANALYESIGFTEAYSGHYWRRKL